The Christiangramia flava JLT2011 region AGAGCTCACTCCAGCCAACCTATGGACCAGGAGAGTAAAAATTTTAAAAGAGCTTCAGTTAATCGGTGATATCTCCTATAACCCGAAAGGATTTATTACCATCAATCTTTTCCGGAGAGATCAGACTCCCCACTCATTTTATTTAAAAAATTCAGGAATATGGAAATTTAAAATGGAGCTATTTGACAGTGATGGTCATTGCATCTTAATTATGAGTTCTGAAAACAAATGGAGTAAATTAAACTATGATTTCCATATTGATATTCTAAATTCGAATCTAACAATAAATTATAATGAACTGGTCATTTACTGCGGATATGCGGCAAATCTTTATTTAAAAATGATCAGCGCGGTATAGGCAGTTTTGTTATATAACTCCCAATATTACCTAGTCTACAATTTTGCTTTCGTTTCTTTGTAATGTCTTTTAAATTATCAAATGCTTTATCATGATAGTGAACCAGGTAAATGAAGGTTGGGAAATATTCTCACATTCCAGTCATGGGCTACTTGCCGGAAAAATAGCGAATGAAATTGAAGACCAATATAAATGTAACAATTGGGCTGCGACTTTAACAGCCATCATCGAACACGATGACAGGCAGTTGCATTTCAGTGAAAAGAATTACCTGACAGATCTGGGTACTCCTAGAGATTTTCTGTTAGAAAAGCGAAAAGTTGGAGAGATTACTGAGCGGTCAAATCGATTGTTACGGCAAGCAGAAGATAAATCTATATGGGTTGCCATGTTAATCATCCATCATTTGCAATTTATCTATAAAGATGTGGCGAAAGAAAAAAAACTCTGGCCACCTATCTTGATACTCTTGAAAGCAAGAAAAGAACCTACATGAAGTGTTATGGTTTGACTCAAACGGACGTTCAGAAAATGTATCAGCTTATGGTTTTTGCAGACAGGTGTTCCTTAATTCTCTGTCAAAACGCTATTCCGGCTATGCAACGATCTCTGGAAATCAATCATAGTATCAATAACAAAACCTATTGGATTCGGGAAAAAGAAAATGGTACTGTTCAAATAGACCCATGGATTTTTAAGAATGAACAATTTTCCGTCACAGCGGAATATAAATTGCTAGCCCAACCCTCTTTTGGCAGTAATAAAGAGTTTGAATCACTTTTAAATAAAAGCGATGTCAAAATCCGGGAATGGGTTATTGCTAAATAAGGTAAAAAATAATCCCGATGATGTATTATTCACCGGGATTATTGGCAACTGGTTTTTATTTTAAGGTTTTAGAACCACTTTAATACATTTATCATCTTTATTCCTAAACGTTTTATAGGCTTCCGGGGCCTCATCCAGACTCATGCGATGAGTAATTATAAAGGAGGGGTCTATTTTACCTTCTTCTACCTTCTGCAAAAGCGGCTCCATATATTTTTGCATATGAGTTTGCCCCATTTTTAGGTTCAAGGCTTTGTTCATTGCCATCCCAAAGGGTAGCTCTTTCACCTTTCCGACATACACACCCGGAATGGAAACATTCCCCCCTTTTTTACAGCTTTTAAATATTTGGGCCAGGGCGTTAGGTTGGGACATATCGAGATCTTTGTTAAATCCTTCTGTTCCATGAGCCTCTGCTCCTACTGCATCGATACAGCAATCGGGTCCTCGTCCATTGGTCATTTCCATGAGCTTCTCATAGACTTCATCTGCATCGACTGTTCTAATAACTTCAGCCTTCCCATATTTTTCAGCCATATTCAGGCGTTCTTCAATAATATCGATGGCAATCACTCTCTTTGCTCCAAACATCCAGGCGCTTTGGATAGCAAATTGTCCAACTGGACCACAGCCCCATATGGCTACCGTATCTCCATCTTTAATTTCCGCATTCTCTGCGCCCATATATCCAGTCGGAAAAATATCAGAAAGAAATAAGCTTTGCTCATCCGTCAACGAATCTGGTACTTTTACCGGTCCGATATCTGCATACGGAATGCGTACATATTCAGCCTGTCCTCCCGAGAACCCGCCAAGCATATGGGAATATCCAAAGAAGCCTGCAAGAGGATGTCCTAAATTTTCTCTACAGAGTTCTTCATTGGGATTGGAATCATCGCAAAGTGAGTATTCCTGACGATTACAATATTCACAACTACCGCAGGCGATAATAAAGGGAACTACTACTCGATCTCCTTTTTTGAATTTCTTCACATCCTTTCCCAGTTCCACGACTTCACCCATAAATTCGTGACCCAGGACATCTCCATCCTGCATAGTAGGAACAAGATCTCCATAAATGTGTAAGTCTGATCCACAAATAGCTGTGGATGTTACCTTAATAATGATATCTCCGGGATCTTCAATTTTTGGATCTGGAACATTATCAATTCTCACATCTTCTTTTCCATGATAACATAGTGCTTTCATAATTTGATTTTTTAGGTTGGTAAAAAGGTAGGAAGAGGTTGTATAAACTAAATGTTAAGTGCTCCCAAGGTTTTGTGAATGTTAGAATGAAAAAGACGCATAATTCTTAAAAAAAATTATTGAGTAATTTTGAAAAATGTCGAGAACCTAACTCTATTTAGCAACCACCACAACATGAAGAGAAAAAAAATCTTACAGGCGGTATTACTCATTGCGACAGCAATATCCCTATGGTTTATTCCCTGGCCTATCTTAAAAGCGTGGCTCACACCTAGTCCAAAATCCATTCAAGAACAGGTGGATAAAGTTCATGACTATGGATTTGATGGAATAATTGTGTACATAGGCAAGGGTGATGGTTCCTCAAAAATTTATACTGCCGGTTATAAAGACCGAGATTCCAAAGAGGCTGCAGATCCAAATTCCCTGTTTAAAATAGCCAGTGTCACCAAGCTTTACACTGCTTTAGCCATTACCAAGCTGGCTTATGACAACGAACTATCCCTAGAAGCCACATTAGGAGATTATTTTCCTGAATTAATAGGACGAATTGAAAATGCAAAGGACATTACAATTCGAATGATGGTACAGCATCGTAGTGGCATTCCTAATTACACTTCAGTAAATAACTATTGGGCTCATCCAAAGGAAACAGACCAGGAGAGACTTAGTTTAGTTCTTGATCTACCTGCCGATTTTAATCCTGACAGCGATTATGAGTATAGTAATACGAACTACTTACTACTATCCATGTTAATCGAGAAGATCACCAAGGAAAAAAAATTTGAATATATCCAACGAACTATTCTTACTCCATTAAGGCTTACCCATACCTATGGATCTATTCATGATGTCAGGCTCGATGATGTAATGAGCGGCTATTACGAAGGTTATCAGGAGGATTTAAAAACAGATGATACCGGACTGATGTTAGCTACTGCAGAGGATTTAGGCAAATTTATAAGAGCCTTAAATGACGGAACAGCTTTTCGGGACCAACAGGAGTTAGCACTATACACTTCCCTGTATAAATTTGAACATACCGGACTGATTCCAGGTTACCAAACGATTGCCAAATACCATCCCGATTTGGATATAGTGATGATACAGTTTACAAATACGGTCAATTTCGATGGATACAACTGGAGTTTACATGAAATCATGTATCATAAAATCTTAAACATTTTGAAACGACAGGAAAAATCAAATTAAAAAACCCTACCTCATCTTCGGTTATCATTTGGAATATTTCCTATTTTTGTTGGAAATAATCCAAGATGAGCTTACATAATAGAAATGGTAATACCATAGAGTACCGGCAATTTCAAAAGCCACAGAATTTATTAGGAGAAGTTGAATTTGATTATTACTTCACTGCGAAGAAAGCCTGGAGATCATCAGAAATTTTTTTATCTCTCTGGACTATAATAGTTGATGAGCAGGGATATGCCTACGGTTTATTAACACGCCATCACGGGCATTTTGAGCCCTGGAAAGAAGTGATTTCCAACAGAATTTGTCAACATTTAGCACATTTGGGTTATGATAATCTGATCATACGAAGAATTACACGGGACTTAATAGTCGAAAAGGAAGGACATCTTATTTCATCAAAGGCAGAATGCGTGGGTGACAGGATCGGCATTGATGGAAGCAACAATTTATATATCCGAAAAGATCGTTTTTCTTAAATAAAATATTTATTTTAACAACATGATTATTAGGCTACTACCATTCATCATTCTGTTGCCTTTCCAGCTTACCGCTCAATCGTTCACCTCGAATGCAGTGGAATATAATTCTTTGCATCATCATGATTCCTTTCTGGAATGGACTGATCATTTAATTGAACTGGAAAAAGACCGCATTATTATTACGCGTTATAGTGATCAGGCCCAAGGCCGGAATGTATGGAAAATTACTGACCGGGAAAGTTTTGAATACCATTCGGGGTCTCAGGAAATCTTTCACGTCCAATCGATGAGTAGGGATTTTTCCGAAATGGGGAATTTCCAATTCATCTACAATACCGAGGGAAAACTCCGAACGATCATACATAAAAAGGCTCCATCTATCTCCCATATTTTTCAGGATTCCCCCATGGTTACGGTTAAGTATTTTATAAACTGAACGCTTTTTTAGTGACCCTCGCAGCATCTTTTAGAAATTCGCACTATTTCAAAACCATATTTTACTTCCATGATCAATCTGGATCCGAAGAAAACAATTGATTGATATCCTCAAAAATTTGATCATAATATTTCTTTAGGTACTGTTCACTCTTCCCGGATATTTTCAAATTAT contains the following coding sequences:
- a CDS encoding zinc-dependent alcohol dehydrogenase, which translates into the protein MKALCYHGKEDVRIDNVPDPKIEDPGDIIIKVTSTAICGSDLHIYGDLVPTMQDGDVLGHEFMGEVVELGKDVKKFKKGDRVVVPFIIACGSCEYCNRQEYSLCDDSNPNEELCRENLGHPLAGFFGYSHMLGGFSGGQAEYVRIPYADIGPVKVPDSLTDEQSLFLSDIFPTGYMGAENAEIKDGDTVAIWGCGPVGQFAIQSAWMFGAKRVIAIDIIEERLNMAEKYGKAEVIRTVDADEVYEKLMEMTNGRGPDCCIDAVGAEAHGTEGFNKDLDMSQPNALAQIFKSCKKGGNVSIPGVYVGKVKELPFGMAMNKALNLKMGQTHMQKYMEPLLQKVEEGKIDPSFIITHRMSLDEAPEAYKTFRNKDDKCIKVVLKP
- a CDS encoding serine hydrolase domain-containing protein; this translates as MKRKKILQAVLLIATAISLWFIPWPILKAWLTPSPKSIQEQVDKVHDYGFDGIIVYIGKGDGSSKIYTAGYKDRDSKEAADPNSLFKIASVTKLYTALAITKLAYDNELSLEATLGDYFPELIGRIENAKDITIRMMVQHRSGIPNYTSVNNYWAHPKETDQERLSLVLDLPADFNPDSDYEYSNTNYLLLSMLIEKITKEKKFEYIQRTILTPLRLTHTYGSIHDVRLDDVMSGYYEGYQEDLKTDDTGLMLATAEDLGKFIRALNDGTAFRDQQELALYTSLYKFEHTGLIPGYQTIAKYHPDLDIVMIQFTNTVNFDGYNWSLHEIMYHKILNILKRQEKSN